The sequence below is a genomic window from Flavobacterium lipolyticum.
TTGGAGATGGATATACGAAAGAAGGACAATTTCCTTTTATTGATGAATTCAATCTAAAAACGTTACAATCCAAACGTATTTATACCTCACCGTATAAAGACAAAAAAGAAGATTTACTTGAAATTGAAGATTTTAAAGCAGGGAAAGTTTTGGTACAAATTCAGTCTAAGAGTGAATATCCGAATTATTACTTTAGAAATATCAAAAAACAAAACAGCTTAACACCAATTACTTCTTTCAAAAACCCGTTTGAAAGCATTAAAAATGTGAGTAAGGAAGTGATCAAATACAAGCGTAAAGATGGTCTTGAACTTTCAGGAACTTTATATTTACCAGCCGGTTACGACAAAGCAAAGAAAGAAAAGTTACCTTTATTAATCTGGGCTTATCCAGCTGAATACAAAGACAGAAACAGTGCCGGACAATCGACTCAAAATTCAAATGAATTCACTACTCCTTATTACGGATCGTTTGTGTATTGGGTAACCAAAGGGTATGTTGTTCTTGATGATGCTGCTTTCCCTATCATTGGTGAAGGCACTACAGAACCTAATGATAACTTTATGCCACAATTAGTAGCCAATGCTGAAGCTGCAATTGATGCTGTTGATGCTTTAGGATACATTAACCGTAAAAAAGTAGCTATTGGAGGTCACTCGTATGGTGCATTTATGACTGCCAACTTACTGACTCACTCCAACCTTTTTGCTTGTGGAATCGCCCGAAGCGGTGCTTATAACAGAACGCTGACTCCTTTTGGGTTCCAAACAGAACAACGTAATTACTGGGAGGTTCCGGAAGTGTATACTAAAATGTCTCCTTTTATGAATGCCGACAAAATGAAAACACCACTTTTGTTAGTTCATGGTGAGGCCGACAATAATCCAGGAACTTTCACTTTACAAACAGAGCGTTACTATCAGGCTTTGAAAGGCTTAGGAGCAACCGCAAGAATGGTTATTCTACCAAAAGAAGCACATAGTTATGTTGCCAAAGAAAACATTTTACACTTACTTTGGGAACAAGATCAGTTTTTAGAAAAATATCTGAAAAACTAAATCACCACAAAAAACTAACCGGACAGATTTTAAAAACCTGTCCGGTTTAATAATAAAAAAAGCCATAAACTTAATCGATTAATTTATGGCTTTTATTTTATAGATAGTTCAAACCTAAAAATATTTCCTGTTCGAGAGGCAGGTCAATTTCACTTTCAAAAAAGATTAATTGTCTTTTATAAACCGTTTCGATGAGATAGTGATTCCCTCTAAAATAAGTTCTTCTGATTTTTACCGGTAAATTAGACTCGGTAACCATTTTAAACTGATGTGGATAAACTAGAGTTTTATGCATTTGATCTTCGTAAGGAACCAAAACATGAGTAGGAACTTCGTTGACCTCTCCAAAAAGTGAGGCTACATATTTCGTTTCAGGGTCTTCATAAATTTTTGTTGGGTTGTCTTTAATGAGGACCTCTCCGTTACGCATTACAATCGCTTCATCAGCAAATGACAAAGCATCCGTACTATCGTGTGTAGCAATAATGCAGGTAATTCCTTTTTGCTTCAAATAGCGAAATAAATTTCGGCGCAATGCATTTTTTCTGAAAGCATCAATTTGACTGAACGGCTCATCCAATAAAATCACTTCGGGTTCTAAAGCCAAAACTCGCACCAGCGCCACTCTCTGCTGTTGACCCCCACTCAAAAATTTAGCTTTCACGTTTGAAAACTGCTCCATTTCTACCATCTCCAATAATTCCTGAACACGCAGTTTTTTCATGTTTGCAAAACCATTCGAAAGAAACTTCCCAACATTTTCCGCAACTGTTTCATAAGGAGACAAATCAAAATCCTGAGCCAGATATTTCATGAATGGCATTCCGGGAATCAAATTGTACTTTGGTCCCAAAACAGGTTTTTCATTATAAAAAATCTTGCCTTCATCCAGGTTATACAAACCGTACATGAGTTTTAAAAGTGTACTTTTTCCGCAGCCGCTTTCTCCAATAATGGCAATATTCTCACCTTTATTTATGGTAAAAGAAACGTTTTTTATAACAGGATTTTCGGTGTACGAAAAAGAGATATTTTGAATGTCGAGCATGGGTTATATTTGAAAGTTCAAATTTACAATGTTTAATTTCTAAAGTCAAAAAAAGCTGCTTCAATTTATGAAACAGCTTTTAAGAAATTTTATTGTAGATTGAAACTATTTTCCAGCCTGAGCTTTAGCATCATTTACCATTTTGTCGTTTGCAGTGATAGAAAACTCTACACGACGGTTTTGTGCTCTTCCTTCCGGTGTGTCGTTTGTCGCAATTGGATCAACAATACCTAAGCCTGAAGTTTTGAAACGGCTTGATTTTAATCCTTTTGAAACTAAATAAGCCTGTACCGAAGCAGCTCTTTGTCCTGAAAGTGTCAAATTGTATTCCGGTCTTCCTGTATTATCAGTATATCCAAAAATTTGAATATCAGTATCTCCATACTCGTTAAATACCGGTACCAGTTTATCTAAATTTGCTTTAGCCTGAGGCGTCAAAGAAGATTTATTAGTATCAAAACGTACTGCATTTTCATTTAAAGTTAAGTGAATTCCTTCTCCTACTCTTTCTACGTTTGCACCTGGTAAAGCCT
It includes:
- a CDS encoding ABC transporter ATP-binding protein codes for the protein MLDIQNISFSYTENPVIKNVSFTINKGENIAIIGESGCGKSTLLKLMYGLYNLDEGKIFYNEKPVLGPKYNLIPGMPFMKYLAQDFDLSPYETVAENVGKFLSNGFANMKKLRVQELLEMVEMEQFSNVKAKFLSGGQQQRVALVRVLALEPEVILLDEPFSQIDAFRKNALRRNLFRYLKQKGITCIIATHDSTDALSFADEAIVMRNGEVLIKDNPTKIYEDPETKYVASLFGEVNEVPTHVLVPYEDQMHKTLVYPHQFKMVTESNLPVKIRRTYFRGNHYLIETVYKRQLIFFESEIDLPLEQEIFLGLNYL
- a CDS encoding OmpA family protein, with translation MRKITVLSLSCLLVVASFFTSCDSVKNANNTQKGAGIGVVAGGIIGAVLGNNLGKGGNAALGAAIGAAVGGGTGALIGNKMDKQAREIDQALPGANVERVGEGIHLTLNENAVRFDTNKSSLTPQAKANLDKLVPVFNEYGDTDIQIFGYTDNTGRPEYNLTLSGQRAASVQAYLVSKGLKSSRFKTSGLGIVDPIATNDTPEGRAQNRRVEFSITANDKMVNDAKAQAGK